TCTCATCAAGGAAAAGAGTTCCTTCATTTGCAAGCTCAAACTTACCAATTTTTTTATCTATTGCTCCGGTAAAAGCACCCTTTTCATGACCGAATAATTCACTTTCTATAAGCTCCTGAGGGATCGCTGCACAGTTTACCTCAATAAAAGGAGCATTCGCTCTTGGGCTCAATGAATGAATCATTCTTGCTACAAGTTCTTTGCCTGTTCCACTTTCGCCTAATATTAAAACTCTTGAATCACCTCTGGCAATCATTTCAATCTGAGATTTGATTTTTTTCATTGCCTGAGAATTTCCAACAAGCTCATATTTTTTTAGTATGCTACTACGAAGTTTTATATTTTCTTTTTCAAGACTCTTAAACTGTAATGCTCTTTCTGCAGTGAGTATTATTCGTTCCATTGACAGAGGTTTTTCAAGAAAATCAAATGCTCCAAGTTTAACAGCCTGAACCGCTACTTCAACATTTCCATGCCCTGAAATCATAATAACTGGAATATGAAAATCTTTTTCCTTTATTTTTTTTATTGCTTCAATTCCACTCATTTTAGGAAGCCAGACATCAAGAAAAACTAAATCTACATCTTCTTTATCAAGAATCTCAATTGCAGTCTCAGCATCCTTTGCTGTAAGCGTTGTATATCCTTCATCTTCCAAAATTCCAGAAACTGTATCAAGTATTCCAACTTCGTCATCAATAATAAGAATTTTACCTTTCAAGCAGGCACCTCTATTTTAAAAATTGTTCCTGAAGGTTTATTATCCATAACAAATATCCTCCCATCATGTTCAGTAATAATTTTCCTTGCAATCGTCAATCCAAGCCCTGTCCCTTCCTTTGTCTTTGAAAAATAAGGTAAAAAAAGTTTTTCTTTTATTTCATCATCAACCCCTGGACCTGTATCAGCAATTTCAATCTGAAGACTATTATTTAGTTTAACAGATATTGTTATTTCACCTTTAGCATTCATTGCCTTTATAGCATTGTCAATTATATTTATCAAAACTCTTTTAAACTCATGATAATCAAGTAAAACAGGCTTAATTTCTCCATCA
The Thermodesulfovibrio yellowstonii DSM 11347 DNA segment above includes these coding regions:
- a CDS encoding sigma-54-dependent transcriptional regulator; translation: MKGKILIIDDEVGILDTVSGILEDEGYTTLTAKDAETAIEILDKEDVDLVFLDVWLPKMSGIEAIKKIKEKDFHIPVIMISGHGNVEVAVQAVKLGAFDFLEKPLSMERIILTAERALQFKSLEKENIKLRSSILKKYELVGNSQAMKKIKSQIEMIARGDSRVLILGESGTGKELVARMIHSLSPRANAPFIEVNCAAIPQELIESELFGHEKGAFTGAIDKKIGKFELANEGTLFLDEIGDMSLLTQAKLLRVIETQKFQRVGGTRDITVNVRIISATNKDLTEEIKKGNFREDLYYRLNVVPVYISPLRERKEDIPELVNYFMDEFSREKGWRRKKISDDAMRILKNYDWPGNVRELKNAVERLMIMIPQETIEALDIENTGIIRNRLKEESYFSYTTLREARDAFERDFILKKLKENNWNMTKTAEIIGIERSNLYKKIKSLGITLPKEFSEN